One genomic region from Candidatus Woesearchaeota archaeon encodes:
- a CDS encoding two pore domain potassium channel family protein: MLILELLRKIRDLFKDHEFGVLGILVIITLLIGTIFYNHTEGWRYLDALYFSVITLTTVGYGDIYPTTDAGKIFTMVYLIVGVGIIFGFINFIAHHTKKQEIINQLVKNPQLLVKRLDKREDIKTFKEKLLESFNGNHGKFHKDK, encoded by the coding sequence ATGCTCATACTAGAACTATTAAGAAAAATTCGAGATTTATTCAAAGACCATGAATTCGGAGTGTTGGGAATATTAGTAATCATAACATTGCTCATCGGAACAATATTCTACAATCATACTGAAGGTTGGCGCTATCTTGATGCATTATATTTCAGTGTGATCACCTTAACAACAGTAGGTTATGGTGACATCTATCCAACAACTGATGCTGGAAAAATATTTACCATGGTCTATTTGATAGTTGGCGTTGGCATTATTTTTGGTTTCATTAATTTTATTGCTCACCATACTAAAAAACAAGAAATCATTAATCAATTAGTAAAAAACCCACAGTTATTAGTTAAAAGATTAGATAAACGAGAAGATATCAAGACATTTAAGGAAAAATTACTTGAAAGCTTTAACGGCAATCATGGGAAATTTCACAAAGATAAATAA